The segment CCGGCCCCCGTGGCCGACGCGCTGACCGCGCCGGACCCCACCTGGGAAGCGCCGCTGGATGGCTCGCGTTCGCCGGAGGTGATCCTGCCCGGCGCCGACGTGTTCGACCTGCGCAGCCAGCCCAGGGTGGCCTCGGCACCGACGCGCGTTCCCGTCGACGCACTGCCGGGCAGCAACAGCTTCGCCGTGGGTGGCGCGCTGACCGATAACGGCGCGGCCCTCGTGGCCGACGACATGCACCTTGGACTGCGCGTACCCGATATCTGGTTCCGCGCGCGCCTGCGTTTTCCCGATGCCACGGCGCCTGGTGGCACGCGTGACCTCAACGGCGTGACCCTGCCCGGCACGCCCGCGCTCGTCGCCGGCTCCAACGGCCAGGTGGCATGGGCGTTCACCAACAGCTACGGCGACTGGATGGACTGGGTACGCGTGACCCGCGACCACGCCAACCCGTCGCGCTACGTAACGCCCGATGGCAGTGCGGCGTTCGATGTGCACGACGAGGTGGTCGAGGTCGCGCGCGGCGAAGCACGCCACCTGCGCGTGGAAGACACGCAGTGGGGTCCGCTGGCGGCCACCGACGCGGACGGCACGCCGCTGGCGCTGGCCTGGATCGCACACCGTCCCGACGCCTTCAACCTCGGCATCATGGGCCTGGAACGCGCGAACGACGTGGGCGCCGCCCTCGACGTCGCGCCGCATGCCGGTATGCCGCCGCAGAACCTGCTGGTGGGCGATCGCGCCGGCCATATCGCGTGGACCCTGATCGGCAATGCCGTGCCGCTGCGCCAGCCCGGCGTCCCCGGCTGGACGGGTTTCGCCGACGCCTCGCGTTACCCGCGCATCGCCGACCCGGCCGGCAGCCGCCTGTGGACGGCGAACAATCGCACCGTCGGCGGTGACGCGCTGGCCCTGCTCGGCAATGGCGGCCATGACCTGGGCGCACGCGCCCAGCAGATTCGCGACGACCTCCAGGCCCGCGAGCACTTCGTCCCGGGCGACATGCTCTCCATCCAGCTCGACGACCGCGCGCTGTTTCTTTCGCGCTGGAACGATCTGCTCCAGGCCACGCTGTCGCGCACGAAGGATGCGACGCTGGATCCGCTGCGCCAGGCCACCGCGACATGGGCCGGCCACGCCGCGGTGGACAGCGTGGACTACCGTGCCGTGCGCACCTTCCGACAGCACGTACGCGACCTTGTCCTCGCTCCGTTCATCGCAAGGGCGAAGGCCCGTTTCCCCGACTTCAGCTGGCCGCGTGGCACGACGGCAGAAGGCGCGGTGTGGCAGATGCTGACCCTGCGCCCGATGAACCTGCTCGACCCCGCCTACGCCAGCTGGGATGACTTGCTGGCCACGGCCGCACGCAAGACCTCCGATGAGCTCAACGCAGGCGCGGGTGGCATCGAGGCACGCACCTGGGGCGAACTCAACACCGCGCACATCATGCATCCGCTCTCGTCCGCCCTGCCCCGCTGGCTGTCGCGTTTTCTCGACATGCCGGCCGAACCGCTTGCGGGCGATACCGACATGCCGCGGGTCCAGGCGCCCGCGTTCGGTGCCTCCGAACGCTTCGCCATCTCGCCTGGGCATGAAGACGAGAGTTACCTGGAGATGCCCGGCGGCCAGAGTGGCCATCCGTTGTCGCCGTTCCACGGCGCGGGGCATGAGCAGTGGGCCCAGGGCCACCTGACACCGCTACTGCCGGGAGCGTCGAAACACACGCTGACCATCGAGCCCCAGACCGCGCCGCATTAACCCGACGGTAAACGTCAGGCCAGCATGCGCTGGCAGATCGCCTCGTAGAGGCCAGGCAACGCATCCAGATCGGCAAGGGAGACGCACTCGTCCACCTTGTGGATCGTCGCGTTTACGGGGCCGAGCTCGATCACTTCCGCACCCATCGGCGCGATGAAGCGGCCATCGCTGGTACCGCCGCCGGTGCTCTGCTCCGGGTCGATGCCACACAGGTCGCGACACACGCCGGCGACCACCTCGCGAAGACGCCCGCCAGGGGTTGCGAGAAACGGATGCCCCGACAGATGCCAGTCGATCGCAAAATCGACGCCATGGGCGCGCAGGATGGCTTCCGCGCGCTCGCGAAGCCCGTCCGCGGTGCTGGCCGTCGAAAACCGGAAGTTCACCAGGGCGACGAGCTCACCCGGGATGACATTGTTCGCGCCCGTACCCGCGTTGATGTTGGAGACCTGGAACGACGTGGGCGGGAAGTCCGCGTTGCCTTCATCCCAGCGCTCCGCCGCCAGTGCCGCCAGCGCCGGTGCGAACGCGTGGATCGGATTCTTCGCCTTCTCCGGGTAGGCCACATGGCCCTGCACGCCGTGCACGGTCAGCGTGCCGGACAGCGAGCCACGCCGCCCGACACGGATAAGGTCGCCGAGGCGCTCCTTCGCCGAGGGCTCGCCCACCACGCAGTAGTCGATGCGCTGGCCGACGGCAGCAAAGTAATCCACGACTTCGCGCACGCCATGCAGCGCCACGCCTTCCTCGTCGGACGTAAGCAGCAAGCCCACGGTGCCTGCGTGGGACGGATGCGCCGTGACAAACCGCTCAAGCGCCACGACCATCGCCGCGACCGAACCCTTCATGTCCGCGGCACCGCGACCGTAAAGCATGCCGTCGCGCTCGGTGGGTTCGAAGGGTGGCGTGGTCCAGTGCTCTTCCGGGCCGCTGGGCACGACGTCGGTGTGCCCGAGGAACGCCAGCACGGGGCCTTCGCCGCCATGCGTGGCCCACAGGTTGTCGACGTCACCGAATCGCAGGTGATCGATGCGGAAGCCAACGCGCTGGAGGCGCGCGGCAATCGATGGCAGGCAGCCCGCGTCATCCGGCGTGACCGAGCGGCGGGCCATCAGGTCGCGGGTAAGTTCGAGGACGGCCGACATGTTATTTACCGAAGCGTTTCTTGAAGGCGTTATCGGTGAAGCCGACCGACACATCGTCGCCCTCCACCACCACCGGCCGCTTGATCAGCGCCGGGTATTCCTTCAGCAGGAGCGTCCACTCCGGGTCGGTGCGCGGGTCCTTGCGCTGCGGCAGCAAGGTGCGCCACGTGGTGGACGCCTTGTTGACCAGCTTCTCCCAGCCACCGAGCGCCTGCGACCACGCCTTGAGCGTGGCTGGGGGCACCGGGTTGGCACGGTAATCGACGAAGCTGTAGGCGACCCCGAAGCGATCAAGCCACTTGCGCGCCTTCTTGCAGGTATCGCAGTTGGGCAAGCCGTAGACCGTCAGCGCCATGGGCTCACTCACCGCTGCGCAGCAGTTCGTTGATGCCAGTCTTGGAGCGCGTTTTCTCGTCCACCTGCTTCACGATAATGGCGGCATACAGGCTATGGCTGCCGTCCTTCGACGGCAGGCTGCCGGCGACGACGACGCTGCCCGCCGGCACGCGGCCGTAGCTGACTTCGCCCGTGGCGCGGTTGTAAATGCGCGTGGACTGGCCGAGGAACACGCCCATGCCGATGACCGAACCCTTCTCCACGATCACACCCTCGACGACTTCCGAGCGCGCGCCAATGAAGCAGTTGTCTTCGATGATCGTGGGGTTGGCCTGCAGCGGCTCGAGCACGCCACCGATGCCGACGCCGCCGGAGAGATGCACGCCGGCGCCAACCTGCGCGCAGGAACCTACCGTGGCCCAGGTGTCGACCATCGTGCCGGCGCCCACGTAGGCGCCAATGTTGGTGTAGCTGGGCATCAGCACCGCATCCTTCGCGATGTGCGCGCCACGACGCACCAGGGCGCCAGGCACGACACGGGCGCCAAGGTTCGCGTACTCGGTGGCGTCGCCGTCGGTGAAGCGCAGCGGCACCTTGTCGAAGGCGCTGGACGGGCCACCGTCCATCACGCGGTTGCCGTTCATGCGGAAGTACAGCAGCACGGCTTTCTTGAGCCACGCATGCACCACCCAGCCGCCCTTGCCATCGGGTTCGGCCACGCGGCGCTCACCCGATTCAAGCAGGTCCAGCACCTGGTCGACGGTATCGCGCAGGCCACCCTCGATCTCGTTCTGGTTCAGGTCCGCACGACGCTCGAAGGCGTCATCGATCACGGATTCAAGCGTTTGCATTTGCATTCAGGGCATTCCTGGGGGATTCAAAACCGATGTGGCGCAGAAGGCATTCGCGCAGGATCTCCTGGCGCGCCGGGGACAGCGCCGCGTTATTGCGGTCGGTGAGCTGGAAGAAGTCTTCAACGCGCTCGCCGAACGTCGCGATACGCGCATCATGCACGCGCACCTCCGCTTCGGCCAGCGCCTGCGACACGGCGGCAAGCAGGCCGGGGCGGTCCGTGCATACCAGCGACAGCTGCGTGCGTTCGCC is part of the Luteibacter pinisoli genome and harbors:
- a CDS encoding penicillin acylase family protein; translation: MRLARRLLAALLLLIVLVLAVGYLALSGSLARLDGSLALHGPSAAVTLQRDALGTLTVQAANRRDAAWALGFAHGQDRFFQMDLLRRVAAGELAALVGEAAVDVDMRHRVHRLRAVAEAAYAFLPPDQRTLVDAYRDGVNAGLGQLRVRPWEYLLLRQTPQPWQGEDSLLVLGAMYLDLNEDGTNGRDLGLARLRATLPAPVADALTAPDPTWEAPLDGSRSPEVILPGADVFDLRSQPRVASAPTRVPVDALPGSNSFAVGGALTDNGAALVADDMHLGLRVPDIWFRARLRFPDATAPGGTRDLNGVTLPGTPALVAGSNGQVAWAFTNSYGDWMDWVRVTRDHANPSRYVTPDGSAAFDVHDEVVEVARGEARHLRVEDTQWGPLAATDADGTPLALAWIAHRPDAFNLGIMGLERANDVGAALDVAPHAGMPPQNLLVGDRAGHIAWTLIGNAVPLRQPGVPGWTGFADASRYPRIADPAGSRLWTANNRTVGGDALALLGNGGHDLGARAQQIRDDLQAREHFVPGDMLSIQLDDRALFLSRWNDLLQATLSRTKDATLDPLRQATATWAGHAAVDSVDYRAVRTFRQHVRDLVLAPFIARAKARFPDFSWPRGTTAEGAVWQMLTLRPMNLLDPAYASWDDLLATAARKTSDELNAGAGGIEARTWGELNTAHIMHPLSSALPRWLSRFLDMPAEPLAGDTDMPRVQAPAFGASERFAISPGHEDESYLEMPGGQSGHPLSPFHGAGHEQWAQGHLTPLLPGASKHTLTIEPQTAPH
- the dapE gene encoding succinyl-diaminopimelate desuccinylase, which codes for MSAVLELTRDLMARRSVTPDDAGCLPSIAARLQRVGFRIDHLRFGDVDNLWATHGGEGPVLAFLGHTDVVPSGPEEHWTTPPFEPTERDGMLYGRGAADMKGSVAAMVVALERFVTAHPSHAGTVGLLLTSDEEGVALHGVREVVDYFAAVGQRIDYCVVGEPSAKERLGDLIRVGRRGSLSGTLTVHGVQGHVAYPEKAKNPIHAFAPALAALAAERWDEGNADFPPTSFQVSNINAGTGANNVIPGELVALVNFRFSTASTADGLRERAEAILRAHGVDFAIDWHLSGHPFLATPGGRLREVVAGVCRDLCGIDPEQSTGGGTSDGRFIAPMGAEVIELGPVNATIHKVDECVSLADLDALPGLYEAICQRMLA
- a CDS encoding arsenate reductase, producing the protein MALTVYGLPNCDTCKKARKWLDRFGVAYSFVDYRANPVPPATLKAWSQALGGWEKLVNKASTTWRTLLPQRKDPRTDPEWTLLLKEYPALIKRPVVVEGDDVSVGFTDNAFKKRFGK
- the dapD gene encoding 2,3,4,5-tetrahydropyridine-2,6-dicarboxylate N-succinyltransferase, which gives rise to MQTLESVIDDAFERRADLNQNEIEGGLRDTVDQVLDLLESGERRVAEPDGKGGWVVHAWLKKAVLLYFRMNGNRVMDGGPSSAFDKVPLRFTDGDATEYANLGARVVPGALVRRGAHIAKDAVLMPSYTNIGAYVGAGTMVDTWATVGSCAQVGAGVHLSGGVGIGGVLEPLQANPTIIEDNCFIGARSEVVEGVIVEKGSVIGMGVFLGQSTRIYNRATGEVSYGRVPAGSVVVAGSLPSKDGSHSLYAAIIVKQVDEKTRSKTGINELLRSGE